The following proteins are co-located in the Corynebacterium kalinowskii genome:
- a CDS encoding ABC transporter permease encodes MFQPGTFSPAPQRASIGAMVRAQALIEAKLFLRHGEQQLLSMIIPLALLVGLTLVPVLDDADPVQRVFPFTLAIAGMSAGFTGQAIAVAFDRRYGALKRIGASGVPAWTIIVGKVVAVLAVALLQAIVLGAVATVLGFHTSMLGVLLSFCAVVMGVATFTALGLLLGGTLGSEAVLASANLIWFVLIGAAAYATFRAGADASPWLQWLPSVAVVESLTSAFQGSVAWLSFLVLGCWFAAASIAAVRLFKFTG; translated from the coding sequence ATGTTTCAGCCCGGTACCTTTAGCCCTGCCCCGCAACGTGCTTCTATCGGCGCGATGGTGCGGGCGCAAGCCTTGATCGAAGCCAAGCTCTTTCTGCGCCACGGCGAGCAGCAGCTGTTGTCCATGATCATTCCGCTCGCGTTGTTGGTCGGTCTCACACTGGTGCCCGTGCTTGACGACGCCGATCCAGTGCAGCGCGTGTTCCCCTTCACCCTGGCGATAGCCGGAATGAGCGCCGGATTCACTGGACAAGCCATCGCGGTCGCGTTCGACCGTCGATACGGCGCTCTCAAACGGATCGGTGCCTCTGGCGTGCCCGCGTGGACGATCATCGTTGGCAAGGTCGTTGCGGTGCTCGCAGTGGCGCTGCTTCAGGCCATTGTGTTGGGTGCCGTTGCCACAGTCCTCGGCTTTCACACGAGCATGCTCGGCGTTCTGTTGTCCTTCTGTGCAGTTGTTATGGGTGTTGCCACGTTCACAGCTCTAGGTTTGCTACTCGGTGGCACTCTGGGCTCCGAAGCCGTGCTGGCCAGCGCTAACCTCATTTGGTTCGTTCTCATCGGCGCGGCAGCCTATGCCACTTTCCGCGCTGGTGCTGATGCTTCTCCATGGCTACAGTGGCTGCCTTCTGTGGCTGTCGTGGAGTCCCTGACCTCCGCGTTCCAAGGAAGTGTCGCCTGGCTGTCCTTCCTCGTCCTCGGATGTTGGTTTGCGGCGGCATCGATAGCAGCTGTTCGGCTGTTTAAGTTCACCGGCTAG
- a CDS encoding COX15/CtaA family protein produces MNTAANTWVKRLALTVLISQIAITVTGSLVRVTGSGLGCNTWPNCHEGSLVPVEGAAPWINQIIEFGNRGLAIILGFLVLALLVAVYKANRSKLIKLHAWYQFAGVIFQGILGGISVRLDLQWWSVALHFLPSMLLIWLAVLLYEHVKESDEGVDQWMYPRPLRLLTVGSAVSLVAVLVTGTMVTGAGVHSGDKGIGMEGRLNVPIIEIAHIHAHFMYLYLGLTIGLVVALFTVKASEKARKLGVMLIVLILVQAAVGLIQYWFGIPSWTIPVHVALSGIVTAYTAWLYAAGRERVAA; encoded by the coding sequence GTGAATACCGCAGCTAATACGTGGGTGAAGCGTCTCGCGCTCACCGTTCTCATCAGTCAGATCGCCATTACAGTAACCGGATCGCTGGTGCGCGTGACCGGCTCCGGGCTGGGCTGCAACACCTGGCCTAATTGCCATGAAGGCTCCCTGGTCCCTGTCGAAGGTGCTGCCCCTTGGATTAACCAAATCATCGAATTCGGTAACCGTGGCCTTGCCATCATTCTCGGATTCCTGGTGCTTGCCCTGCTGGTGGCAGTGTACAAGGCCAATCGCAGTAAATTGATTAAGCTCCACGCCTGGTACCAGTTCGCTGGTGTGATCTTCCAGGGCATCCTCGGAGGCATCTCTGTCCGTCTCGACCTCCAGTGGTGGTCTGTAGCGTTGCACTTCCTGCCGTCTATGCTGCTCATTTGGCTCGCGGTGTTGCTCTACGAGCACGTGAAGGAAAGCGACGAAGGCGTCGACCAATGGATGTACCCTCGGCCGCTTCGTCTCCTCACAGTTGGCTCTGCAGTCTCCCTGGTAGCAGTGCTGGTGACCGGAACAATGGTCACTGGTGCTGGCGTGCACTCGGGAGATAAGGGCATCGGCATGGAGGGTCGTCTGAACGTTCCGATCATCGAGATCGCCCATATCCACGCCCACTTCATGTACCTGTATCTCGGCCTGACAATTGGTCTCGTCGTGGCACTGTTTACGGTTAAGGCCTCGGAGAAGGCCCGCAAGCTCGGTGTTATGTTGATCGTCTTGATCCTCGTACAGGCAGCCGTCGGCCTGATTCAGTACTGGTTCGGTATCCCAAGCTGGACTATCCCAGTTCACGTCGCACTGTCTGGCATCGTGACCGCATACACCGCTTGGCTCTACGCAGCCGGACGTGAGCGCGTAGCTGCATAG
- a CDS encoding heme o synthase → METIKAYIALTKPRVIELLLVATIPAMLQAERGEHNAALILLTVIGGWMGAAAANTFNMVADSDIDKVMGRTQKRPLAKDTVSNRAATIFAWTLTVVSFFWLWLLCNSLLAAVFVMLTIAFYIFVYTKWLKRSTPMNIVWGGAAGCMPVVVGWAVITDNLPAGTPANWWQAIVMFMVIFFWTPPHTWALAMKYREDYKAAGVPMLPVVKPPHEVTRQIVWYTWATVLTTLLLVPATGWLYAVVAVLAGIWFIWTATRLHGKVSRGEETKPLALFILSNNYLAAVFVALSIDAILNLNTLGSLI, encoded by the coding sequence TTGGAGACAATCAAGGCTTATATCGCGCTGACGAAGCCTCGGGTGATTGAGCTCCTCTTAGTGGCTACCATCCCCGCCATGCTCCAGGCAGAACGTGGCGAACACAATGCGGCGCTGATTCTGCTCACCGTGATCGGTGGCTGGATGGGCGCAGCTGCGGCGAACACCTTCAATATGGTGGCCGATTCAGACATCGACAAGGTGATGGGTCGAACGCAGAAGCGTCCGTTGGCTAAAGACACCGTCTCAAATCGGGCAGCAACGATATTTGCCTGGACGCTGACTGTCGTCAGCTTCTTCTGGCTATGGCTGTTGTGCAATTCGCTGCTGGCAGCGGTGTTCGTCATGCTCACCATCGCCTTTTATATTTTCGTCTACACCAAGTGGCTGAAGCGTTCTACCCCCATGAACATCGTGTGGGGTGGCGCTGCCGGATGTATGCCCGTGGTGGTGGGCTGGGCTGTCATTACTGACAATCTGCCCGCCGGAACTCCTGCCAACTGGTGGCAGGCAATTGTCATGTTCATGGTCATCTTCTTCTGGACGCCACCCCATACGTGGGCTCTGGCGATGAAGTACCGGGAAGACTACAAGGCTGCTGGCGTGCCTATGCTGCCCGTCGTTAAGCCCCCACACGAGGTAACCCGCCAGATCGTTTGGTACACCTGGGCAACCGTATTGACCACGCTCCTTTTGGTTCCTGCGACCGGATGGCTCTACGCCGTGGTAGCGGTGCTAGCGGGCATCTGGTTCATCTGGACGGCAACGCGACTTCACGGCAAGGTCTCACGTGGTGAGGAAACTAAGCCGCTCGCGTTGTTCATCCTTTCCAACAACTACTTGGCGGCCGTGTTTGTCGCGCTGTCGATTGATGCGATCTTGAACCTTAACACCTTGGGCAGTCTCATTTAG
- the tal gene encoding transaldolase, giving the protein MTQVAKLAEIGTSVWLDDLSRDRLKTGNLREMIETTGIVGVTTNPAIFAGAMTSGTAYDEQIATLKERGAAVDEAVYEMAIDDVRAACDEFAEIYRATDGKDGRVSIEVDPRLFADRDATLAQARQLFERVGRDNVMIKIPATPESLPAVADALAEGISVNVTLIFSVARYQEVMAAFIDGITRAHEAGLDVSKIHSVASFFVSRVDSEIDKRLDAIGTDEALALKGKAGVANAHLAYAAYEKTFAAAELPAGANVQRPLWASTSVKSPEYPATMYVAELAGPNTVNTMPEPTLRAVLDSEDITADTLSGKEAAAVELFAQLMAVGIDAEDVFAVLEREGVEKFISSWNDLLTSMEGQLA; this is encoded by the coding sequence ATGACTCAAGTAGCAAAACTCGCCGAAATCGGCACGTCGGTCTGGCTCGATGATCTTTCCCGTGACCGCCTGAAGACAGGCAACCTGCGCGAGATGATTGAAACCACCGGAATTGTGGGCGTGACCACCAACCCAGCCATCTTCGCTGGTGCCATGACCTCCGGCACTGCCTACGACGAGCAGATCGCGACCCTGAAGGAACGCGGCGCTGCAGTGGACGAAGCTGTTTACGAGATGGCCATCGATGATGTCCGTGCTGCGTGCGACGAATTCGCCGAGATCTACCGGGCAACTGATGGCAAGGACGGTCGCGTCTCCATTGAAGTGGATCCGCGTCTGTTTGCTGACCGTGACGCAACGCTGGCCCAGGCCCGCCAACTCTTTGAGCGCGTCGGTCGTGACAACGTCATGATCAAGATCCCGGCTACTCCTGAATCTTTGCCTGCCGTAGCTGACGCTCTCGCCGAAGGCATCAGCGTCAACGTCACCTTGATCTTCTCAGTCGCCAGGTACCAAGAAGTGATGGCTGCCTTCATTGACGGCATCACCCGCGCGCATGAGGCAGGACTTGACGTCAGCAAGATTCATTCCGTCGCGAGCTTCTTTGTCTCCCGCGTGGATTCCGAAATTGACAAGCGCCTGGACGCCATCGGTACCGATGAAGCGCTAGCTCTGAAGGGCAAGGCAGGCGTAGCCAACGCACACCTGGCCTACGCTGCCTATGAAAAGACATTCGCAGCAGCTGAACTTCCCGCTGGGGCGAATGTGCAGCGGCCGCTCTGGGCGTCGACAAGCGTGAAGAGCCCCGAATACCCGGCAACCATGTATGTCGCCGAGCTTGCGGGACCAAACACCGTCAACACCATGCCGGAGCCAACCTTGCGTGCAGTGCTCGATTCTGAGGACATCACCGCGGACACTCTCTCCGGTAAGGAAGCGGCCGCAGTCGAACTTTTTGCGCAGCTCATGGCCGTTGGAATCGACGCCGAAGATGTCTTCGCGGTGCTGGAGCGCGAAGGCGTGGAGAAATTTATTAGCAGTTGGAATGACCTGCTAACTTCGATGGAAGGTCAGCTGGCTTAG
- the tkt gene encoding transketolase, translating into MALSPELQALTERSYPADWSELDTKAIDTSRVLAADAVQKVGSGHPGTAMSLAPLAYTLYQRVLNHNPNDPDWAGRDRFVLSCGHTSLTQYIQLYLAGFGLEMDDLKALRTWDALTPGHPEYGHTKGVEITTGPLGQGLASAVGMAMAARRERGLLDPESAPGESIWDHFVYVIASDGDVQEGVTAEACSLAGTQQLGNLIVFWDDNRISIEDNTQIAFTEDVCARYRAYGWQVIEIDGGENVAAILDAVEKAKAETNRPTFIRLRTIIAYPAPTMMNTGASHGSALGAEEVAATKRELGFDPEQHFFIDDAVLAHTRKAGDRGNEMQAKWQELFDAWAAAHPERKAFFDRANSRELPEAWAAELPTWDADPKGVATRKASEATLQVLGKTIPELWGGSADLAGSNNTVIKGEKSFGPESITTETWSTSPYGRNLHFGIREHAMGAILNGMALHGRNYPYGGTFLIFSEYMRPAVRQAALMGIDTYYVWTHDSIGLGEDGPTHQPIEQLAALRAIPNLTILRPADANETAAAWKCAIEAPAGPKGLALTRQNVPVLEGTKEKAMAGVAKGAYVLVDTEGTPDILLMGSGSEVQIAVEAAEVLAKDGIKARVVSMPSMDLFLQQDATYQEEVLPAAVTARVSVEAGIAMPWFRFLGTHGKAVSLEHFGASADYQTLYREFGLTTEAVVAAARESLGA; encoded by the coding sequence GTGGCACTTTCTCCAGAGCTGCAGGCTCTTACCGAGCGCTCCTACCCTGCCGATTGGTCCGAATTGGACACCAAGGCAATCGACACCTCCCGCGTGTTGGCTGCCGATGCAGTTCAAAAGGTGGGTTCGGGCCACCCGGGTACCGCGATGAGTTTGGCACCGCTGGCGTACACCCTGTACCAGCGTGTGCTGAACCATAATCCGAACGACCCTGACTGGGCTGGTCGCGATCGTTTCGTCCTCTCTTGTGGCCACACCTCACTGACTCAATACATTCAGCTCTACCTCGCAGGCTTCGGGTTGGAAATGGACGACCTAAAGGCGCTGCGCACGTGGGACGCTTTGACCCCAGGTCACCCTGAGTACGGCCACACCAAGGGCGTCGAGATCACGACCGGCCCGCTGGGCCAGGGCCTGGCCTCTGCAGTCGGTATGGCCATGGCTGCCCGTCGCGAGCGCGGTTTGCTCGATCCAGAGTCCGCACCTGGTGAATCCATTTGGGACCACTTCGTCTACGTCATCGCTTCTGATGGCGACGTCCAGGAAGGCGTCACCGCCGAGGCGTGTTCCCTGGCGGGTACTCAGCAGCTGGGCAACCTCATCGTGTTCTGGGATGACAACCGCATCTCCATCGAGGACAACACCCAGATCGCCTTCACTGAAGATGTCTGTGCTCGCTACCGTGCTTACGGCTGGCAGGTGATTGAGATCGACGGTGGCGAAAACGTGGCTGCCATCCTTGACGCCGTCGAGAAGGCAAAGGCCGAAACCAACCGACCTACCTTCATCCGTCTGCGCACCATCATCGCCTACCCTGCTCCAACCATGATGAACACCGGTGCCTCCCACGGTTCCGCATTGGGCGCAGAGGAGGTCGCCGCCACGAAGCGCGAACTCGGCTTCGATCCAGAGCAGCACTTCTTCATTGACGACGCCGTTCTGGCTCACACCCGCAAGGCCGGCGATCGTGGCAATGAGATGCAAGCCAAGTGGCAGGAGCTTTTCGACGCCTGGGCCGCCGCTCACCCAGAACGCAAGGCATTCTTCGACCGCGCCAACTCTCGCGAGCTGCCAGAGGCCTGGGCAGCGGAGCTGCCGACGTGGGATGCAGATCCAAAGGGCGTCGCGACGCGTAAGGCATCAGAGGCAACCCTCCAGGTGCTCGGAAAGACCATCCCTGAGCTATGGGGCGGTTCCGCCGACCTCGCAGGTTCCAACAACACGGTGATCAAGGGCGAAAAGTCCTTCGGCCCTGAGTCCATCACCACTGAGACCTGGTCCACGTCCCCGTACGGCCGCAACCTGCACTTCGGTATTCGCGAGCACGCGATGGGCGCGATCCTCAACGGCATGGCGCTGCATGGCCGCAACTACCCTTACGGTGGCACGTTCCTCATCTTCTCTGAGTACATGCGTCCGGCGGTACGTCAGGCTGCCCTGATGGGGATCGACACCTACTACGTGTGGACGCACGACTCCATCGGCCTCGGTGAGGACGGTCCTACCCACCAGCCAATCGAGCAGCTCGCTGCGCTGCGCGCGATTCCGAACTTGACGATCTTGCGACCAGCAGATGCCAACGAAACGGCAGCTGCTTGGAAGTGCGCGATCGAAGCTCCTGCAGGCCCGAAGGGCCTTGCCCTGACTCGTCAGAACGTCCCTGTGCTTGAGGGCACCAAGGAAAAGGCGATGGCGGGAGTCGCAAAGGGCGCTTATGTGCTCGTAGACACTGAGGGCACCCCAGACATTCTCCTCATGGGCTCCGGCTCCGAGGTCCAGATCGCTGTTGAGGCCGCTGAGGTACTTGCTAAGGACGGAATCAAGGCCCGCGTCGTCTCTATGCCTTCGATGGATCTATTCCTGCAGCAGGATGCTACTTACCAGGAAGAAGTCCTCCCTGCTGCTGTCACTGCTCGTGTATCGGTCGAGGCCGGTATCGCGATGCCGTGGTTCCGTTTCCTCGGCACCCATGGCAAGGCCGTCTCCCTAGAGCACTTCGGCGCATCCGCTGACTACCAAACCCTGTACCGCGAGTTTGGCCTGACCACAGAAGCTGTGGTCGCTGCCGCTCGGGAATCCCTAGGAGCGTAA
- a CDS encoding helix-turn-helix transcriptional regulator, with product MTAHIHPEHADGRTRSDIMDMLLKNGPCSASDLGERLGLSAAGVRRHLDILEAEGLAEVAPARGLAQRGRGRPAKSFVLTDKGRSQFGHDYDGLAASALEALREAGGEDAVRVFARKRIEKIVAGITPADASEESVKDTTEQIVAAFAKSGYAASTSSAGGGMQLCQHHCPISHVASEFPELCEAEHRVIAELLGQHVQPLATIVDGHGICTTNIPLIPINNSSKAQRETLREGATDDSGN from the coding sequence ATGACAGCCCACATCCATCCGGAGCACGCTGACGGACGCACGCGCAGCGACATCATGGACATGCTCCTGAAGAATGGGCCGTGTAGCGCATCCGATCTCGGAGAACGACTCGGCCTTTCAGCAGCGGGAGTACGACGTCACTTGGACATTTTGGAAGCCGAAGGTCTGGCGGAAGTCGCGCCAGCCCGCGGGCTTGCCCAACGAGGTCGAGGACGCCCAGCCAAGTCCTTCGTCCTCACCGACAAAGGGCGCAGCCAATTCGGACACGACTACGACGGCCTAGCAGCCTCCGCTTTGGAAGCACTACGTGAAGCCGGTGGGGAAGACGCAGTGCGCGTCTTTGCCCGGAAACGGATCGAGAAGATAGTCGCGGGCATCACGCCGGCGGACGCATCGGAAGAATCCGTGAAGGACACCACCGAGCAAATCGTGGCAGCCTTTGCTAAAAGCGGCTACGCGGCGTCGACAAGCTCTGCGGGCGGTGGCATGCAGCTTTGCCAGCACCATTGCCCAATCTCACACGTGGCCTCGGAGTTTCCGGAGCTATGCGAGGCAGAACACCGGGTGATTGCCGAACTCCTCGGCCAGCACGTTCAACCTTTGGCCACCATTGTGGATGGCCACGGGATCTGCACAACTAACATTCCACTAATCCCTATTAACAACTCATCCAAGGCACAACGCGAAACTTTAAGGGAAGGAGCTACTGATGACTCAGGCAACTAA
- a CDS encoding ABC transporter ATP-binding protein, with the protein MNALDSALSVRNVSKSFGDKVAVTGLSFDVPAASVLALLGPNGAGKTTTIEMCEGFQKPDSGEIRVLGLDPTRAPGQVRERIGIMLQGGGAYPGVRVEEMLRLTASYSADPHDVDWLLELVGLEAQRRTPYRRLSGGQQQRLSLAQALVGKPELMFLDEPTAGMDAQSRLLVWDLIDRLRADGVTVILTTHLMDEAEALADQVVIVDHGALVAAGTPAELMKRGSEVSHIHVSTSSALDLSAVELPGEAIRPLTYRFQAPATPESISQIVSAAAAQNVLIRSLEVDKASLEEVFLDITGRKMRT; encoded by the coding sequence GTGAACGCTCTCGATTCTGCGTTGTCAGTGCGCAACGTATCTAAGTCTTTCGGTGACAAGGTCGCCGTCACCGGGCTTTCCTTTGATGTTCCGGCAGCATCTGTTCTCGCGCTGCTGGGCCCGAACGGCGCCGGCAAGACAACGACGATCGAGATGTGCGAGGGCTTCCAGAAGCCTGACTCGGGGGAGATCCGTGTGCTCGGGCTCGACCCCACCCGTGCACCTGGCCAGGTGCGAGAGCGCATCGGCATTATGCTACAGGGAGGCGGCGCCTACCCAGGGGTGCGGGTAGAAGAAATGCTGCGTCTTACCGCCTCGTACAGCGCTGATCCTCACGACGTAGATTGGCTCCTCGAGCTCGTGGGTCTCGAGGCGCAGCGTCGCACGCCTTATCGACGCCTCTCCGGCGGGCAGCAACAACGCCTGTCTCTGGCACAGGCATTGGTAGGCAAACCCGAACTGATGTTCCTAGACGAACCGACCGCTGGCATGGACGCACAATCTCGCCTCTTGGTGTGGGACCTCATTGATCGCCTTCGAGCGGACGGTGTCACTGTCATCCTTACCACTCACCTGATGGATGAAGCCGAGGCGCTGGCAGATCAAGTGGTGATCGTTGATCATGGTGCCCTGGTGGCTGCAGGTACACCAGCAGAGCTCATGAAGCGTGGGTCTGAAGTTTCCCACATCCATGTCTCCACGTCTTCCGCCCTGGATCTATCGGCGGTGGAGCTTCCCGGCGAAGCGATTCGCCCACTGACCTATCGTTTCCAGGCTCCGGCCACTCCGGAATCCATTTCTCAGATTGTGTCGGCCGCTGCAGCACAAAACGTCTTAATTAGGAGCCTTGAGGTGGATAAGGCATCGCTGGAGGAAGTGTTCCTTGATATCACCGGCCGAAAGATGAGGACTTAA
- the mptB gene encoding polyprenol phosphomannose-dependent alpha 1,6 mannosyltransferase MptB encodes MTWLKDALPRLGTPGSRSAELHDDRSLDALPLSPSELQRFIILRWIGTVGSLLMGFGALGAGAFPVVNNPYPGYPGGGFMARMLTTSSIITLIGVGFLVLAWVLMAPFVSTTLAVPIAGTASNAHRVSMNMLRRTFVAWVLPIALTAPLFTQDIYSYLAQGAIVANGLDPYSAGPIDLLGPDNTLARSVPFIWAHSPSPYGPVALMFAAVISHLTDNSIVLGVLAHRLLSVVALVCAAWGVVKLAGRCNVSKQAAMWLGILNPLCMLHLIGGIHNESVMLGFMIAGIEIALRGIESKGAPAWLLFALGGALITCGGLVKVTGFIALGFVGMALARKLHLGGKGPLTAVALAVAAQCTILIVTTAIVTAASGIGLGWITGQGGAATIRSWMSITTDVGVISGLIGGWLGLGDHTEQMLAVSRLVGLVIAGGFMLRMLLATFRGRIHTIGGLGAAMFVLVVLFPVVHPWYLLWAIVPLAAWANRPLFRVLTVLYSAIMSFFVLPRGLRLPPETVVSIYVGAAIIFALLLAALWWLLKRRGIVGLH; translated from the coding sequence ATGACCTGGCTAAAAGACGCCCTGCCGCGCCTGGGTACCCCTGGCTCCCGCTCTGCTGAGCTTCACGACGACCGTTCCCTTGATGCCCTCCCACTTTCGCCGTCCGAACTGCAGAGATTCATCATTCTGCGTTGGATCGGAACCGTAGGGTCCTTGCTCATGGGTTTTGGCGCCCTCGGTGCTGGCGCTTTCCCGGTCGTCAACAACCCTTACCCCGGTTACCCCGGCGGCGGGTTCATGGCTCGCATGCTCACCACGTCGTCGATCATCACGCTGATTGGAGTCGGCTTCCTCGTTCTCGCTTGGGTCCTCATGGCACCGTTCGTGAGTACCACCCTTGCCGTGCCGATTGCCGGGACAGCAAGCAACGCCCACCGGGTGAGCATGAACATGCTGCGTCGTACCTTCGTCGCCTGGGTGCTACCGATTGCTCTCACTGCCCCGCTCTTTACCCAGGACATCTATTCCTATCTGGCCCAAGGCGCCATCGTTGCAAATGGGTTAGACCCGTATTCTGCGGGGCCGATCGACCTACTCGGACCAGACAACACCTTGGCTCGCAGTGTTCCCTTCATCTGGGCGCACTCGCCATCACCCTATGGGCCGGTGGCTCTCATGTTCGCTGCTGTTATCAGCCACCTCACTGATAACAGCATTGTGCTGGGAGTGCTGGCACACCGACTGCTCTCTGTGGTGGCACTAGTGTGCGCAGCCTGGGGCGTCGTGAAGCTTGCCGGCCGCTGCAACGTGTCAAAGCAGGCGGCGATGTGGCTGGGCATCCTGAATCCGCTGTGCATGCTCCATCTCATCGGTGGCATTCACAATGAGTCCGTGATGCTCGGTTTCATGATCGCTGGCATCGAGATCGCCTTGCGGGGCATTGAATCCAAGGGTGCGCCTGCCTGGCTCCTGTTCGCGCTCGGGGGCGCGCTAATTACCTGCGGCGGGCTGGTCAAAGTAACCGGCTTTATCGCGCTGGGTTTCGTGGGTATGGCCTTGGCGCGGAAGCTGCACCTCGGTGGCAAGGGACCGCTGACCGCCGTTGCGTTGGCGGTGGCTGCCCAATGCACGATTCTCATAGTGACGACGGCGATAGTTACCGCCGCGTCCGGGATCGGTTTGGGGTGGATCACCGGCCAGGGCGGTGCCGCGACCATTCGGAGCTGGATGTCTATCACCACTGACGTGGGCGTGATATCCGGGTTGATCGGTGGTTGGCTGGGGCTCGGCGACCATACCGAGCAAATGCTCGCGGTCTCTCGCCTAGTGGGCCTGGTCATTGCCGGAGGTTTTATGCTCCGCATGCTCTTGGCTACGTTCCGTGGTCGCATCCATACCATCGGTGGGCTCGGCGCAGCCATGTTTGTCCTGGTCGTGCTCTTCCCAGTTGTACACCCGTGGTATCTGTTGTGGGCGATTGTTCCGCTTGCCGCCTGGGCAAACCGCCCGCTCTTTCGCGTGCTCACTGTGCTTTACTCCGCGATCATGAGCTTCTTCGTTCTCCCACGTGGCCTCCGGCTGCCTCCTGAGACGGTGGTTAGCATTTATGTAGGGGCCGCCATCATCTTCGCTTTGTTGCTGGCTGCATTGTGGTGGTTGTTGAAGCGTCGGGGCATCGTTGGCCTACACTGA
- a CDS encoding DUF4126 domain-containing protein — MGLSTAIGLATSAGLNAYIPLLAYGLLARYTDIVSLPEGWMWLTNPILLVVVGLLLAIELVADKIPAVDSVNDIIQTLIRPTSGGIMFASVFGDQTVSSTEMLSDPQTWILLVVGFVVALVMHLMKSTTRPVINAGTVGIGAPVVSTAENVAAASLTGAALLAPLLVFILLIPVVLGFFWFLSKFRRPKAA, encoded by the coding sequence ATGGGACTTTCTACTGCCATTGGCCTCGCCACCTCGGCGGGGCTCAACGCTTATATACCTCTGCTAGCCTACGGACTGCTTGCACGCTACACGGACATCGTGTCGCTGCCTGAGGGCTGGATGTGGCTCACCAACCCTATTCTGCTGGTTGTCGTCGGCCTGCTGCTCGCCATTGAGCTCGTTGCGGACAAGATTCCCGCGGTCGATTCGGTCAACGACATCATTCAAACCCTGATTCGACCAACCTCCGGTGGCATCATGTTCGCCTCAGTGTTTGGCGATCAAACAGTGTCTTCCACCGAGATGCTTTCTGATCCACAGACGTGGATTCTTCTTGTCGTTGGTTTCGTAGTCGCCTTGGTTATGCACTTGATGAAGTCCACGACTCGGCCAGTAATTAATGCGGGAACTGTGGGCATCGGTGCCCCGGTGGTTTCCACTGCTGAGAACGTGGCCGCAGCATCGCTGACCGGAGCCGCGCTGCTCGCGCCACTGCTCGTGTTTATCCTGCTTATTCCAGTAGTGCTGGGCTTCTTCTGGTTCCTGTCCAAGTTCCGTCGCCCGAAGGCTGCTTAG